The following are encoded together in the Arcticibacterium luteifluviistationis genome:
- a CDS encoding FAD-dependent oxidoreductase, translated as MKTNFKTLFLLTTVFLMLACQGEQRNSLKADVIIYGGTSAALSAAVQVVKMGKTAIIVSPDKHLGGMTSSGLGFTDTGNKQIIGGLARDFYQRIYDYYQKPETWKHQNKEDYGNVGQGTPAIDGANKTMWIFEPSVAEKVFEDYIKDYDLKVYRDQWLDSVSMEDGKIKSITTLDGQTYEGKMFIDVTYEGDLMAAAGVSYTVGREANSQYNETWNGIQVGVLHHGHHFGDRKISPYKIANDPTSGLLPRISADNPGIRGEADNKLQAYCFRMCLTQDENNRVPFTKPAGYDSTQYELILRVFDSGWRETFNKYDPIPNYKTDVNNHGPFSTDNIGMNYDYPEASYERRQEIIKEHETYQKGLLYFIANDPRVPQDVQSEMAKWGYAKDEFADNGNWPYQIYVREARRMIGDYVMTENEIQGKKAVERSIGMGSYTMDSHNIQRYVTEDGYVQNEGDIGVHPEKPYRIDLGSILPKNGECSNLLVPVAVSSSHIAFGSIRMEPVFMILGQSAAALAALALENEVDLREIPYKELKAELEKEGQILEYEGEH; from the coding sequence ATGAAGACAAATTTCAAGACATTATTCCTTCTTACCACCGTATTTCTTATGCTCGCCTGCCAAGGTGAACAGCGTAATAGTTTAAAGGCTGACGTCATTATTTACGGCGGAACCTCCGCAGCACTTTCAGCTGCAGTACAGGTGGTAAAAATGGGTAAAACTGCCATTATAGTCTCTCCCGACAAACACCTCGGCGGCATGACCTCCTCAGGTCTTGGATTTACAGACACAGGCAACAAACAAATTATTGGTGGATTAGCTAGAGACTTTTACCAGAGAATTTACGATTACTACCAAAAGCCAGAGACCTGGAAACATCAAAACAAGGAAGACTACGGAAATGTAGGACAAGGTACTCCCGCAATTGATGGTGCTAATAAAACTATGTGGATTTTTGAGCCTAGCGTTGCTGAAAAAGTTTTTGAAGACTACATCAAAGACTATGATCTAAAAGTATACAGAGATCAATGGCTAGATAGCGTTAGCATGGAAGACGGCAAAATAAAATCTATCACCACCTTGGATGGTCAAACGTACGAGGGCAAAATGTTTATAGACGTTACCTATGAAGGCGATCTTATGGCGGCCGCAGGAGTAAGTTATACGGTAGGTAGAGAAGCTAACAGTCAATATAACGAAACGTGGAATGGTATTCAAGTGGGCGTACTTCATCATGGTCATCACTTTGGCGACAGAAAAATAAGCCCTTATAAAATAGCAAACGACCCTACGAGCGGCTTACTACCAAGAATTTCGGCGGATAATCCTGGTATACGAGGAGAAGCCGACAATAAACTACAAGCATACTGCTTTAGAATGTGCTTAACACAAGATGAAAATAACCGTGTTCCATTCACAAAGCCAGCCGGCTACGACTCTACTCAATATGAGTTAATACTCCGTGTTTTTGACTCTGGATGGAGAGAAACTTTTAATAAGTACGACCCTATCCCTAATTATAAAACAGATGTTAATAATCATGGGCCATTCAGCACAGATAATATTGGCATGAATTACGACTACCCAGAAGCTTCTTACGAGAGAAGACAAGAAATCATCAAAGAACATGAAACTTATCAAAAAGGGCTGCTTTATTTCATAGCAAACGACCCACGTGTACCGCAAGACGTACAGTCAGAAATGGCTAAATGGGGCTATGCCAAAGATGAATTTGCTGATAATGGAAACTGGCCTTATCAAATTTATGTACGCGAGGCTCGAAGAATGATAGGTGACTATGTAATGACCGAAAATGAGATTCAAGGTAAAAAGGCAGTTGAAAGGTCAATAGGTATGGGTTCTTACACCATGGATTCGCATAATATTCAACGATACGTTACAGAAGATGGTTACGTCCAAAACGAAGGTGACATTGGTGTTCATCCAGAAAAGCCTTATCGCATTGATTTAGGCAGTATTTTACCGAAAAATGGGGAGTGTTCTAATTTACTAGTTCCAGTAGCTGTGTCAAGCTCACATATTGCTTTTGGTTCTATCAGAATGGAACCTGTCTTTATGATTTTAGGACAAAGTGCCGCTGCACTGGCAGCGTTAGCTCTAGAAAACGAGGTTGATTTAAGAGAGATTCCTTATAAAGAACTTAAAGCTGAACTTGAAAAAGAAGGTCAAATCTTAGAATATGAAGGAGAACACTAG
- a CDS encoding 2OG-Fe(II) oxygenase, translated as MVNKVGLFENFLSTVLSENLKNNLLSLYAERHMKAAGIGSLQNLQLNTEIRSDMIYWLDRSHNNEHENSFFDFMDGFIRYLNMTCYAGITSYEFHYALYEKGSFYKRHFDQFNGNNARAYSMIMYLNDDWKEGDGGELCVYHTGSPQNISPLNGRCVFFKSNEIDHEVLINQKNRMSVTGWLKVG; from the coding sequence ATGGTTAATAAAGTTGGGCTTTTTGAAAATTTCTTGAGCACGGTCTTGTCAGAGAATCTCAAGAATAATTTGTTATCGCTCTATGCTGAAAGGCATATGAAGGCCGCAGGCATTGGCAGCCTCCAAAATCTACAATTAAATACCGAGATAAGAAGTGATATGATTTACTGGTTAGACCGGAGTCATAATAACGAACATGAAAACAGTTTCTTTGATTTCATGGATGGCTTTATAAGGTATTTAAATATGACCTGTTATGCAGGAATAACCTCTTACGAGTTTCATTACGCTTTGTATGAAAAAGGAAGCTTTTACAAGCGTCATTTTGACCAATTTAATGGGAATAATGCTAGAGCCTATTCAATGATTATGTACTTAAATGATGACTGGAAAGAAGGAGATGGAGGGGAACTATGTGTTTATCACACAGGTAGTCCTCAAAATATATCTCCATTAAATGGTAGATGTGTTTTTTTTAAGAGTAACGAGATTGACCATGAGGTTTTAATCAATCAAAAGAACAGAATGAGCGTAACCGGTTGGCTAAAAGTAGGCTAA
- a CDS encoding RrF2 family transcriptional regulator — translation MISKKAKYALKALKHLGTKFEAKKPTLIAEIAEAENIPRKFLEAILLELRNNGLLQSQKGKGGGYLLRLPPSEITFAKVLRIIDGPIAPLLCVSLNFYGQCEDCTTEEECRLRPILGQVRDANLEVYEKTTVADLIN, via the coding sequence ATGATTTCGAAAAAGGCGAAATATGCCCTAAAAGCCCTAAAACACCTCGGAACAAAATTTGAGGCAAAAAAACCCACACTAATTGCCGAGATTGCAGAGGCCGAAAACATTCCAAGGAAGTTTTTGGAGGCTATTCTCCTAGAACTAAGGAACAATGGACTTTTACAAAGTCAAAAGGGAAAAGGTGGTGGTTACTTACTAAGGCTTCCTCCTTCTGAAATCACCTTTGCCAAAGTTTTAAGGATTATTGATGGACCAATAGCTCCGCTGCTTTGCGTTTCACTTAACTTTTACGGTCAATGCGAAGACTGTACCACAGAAGAGGAATGTAGACTTCGTCCAATTTTAGGACAAGTTAGAGACGCCAATTTAGAAGTATACGAGAAAACTACGGTGGCTGATTTGATTAACTAA
- a CDS encoding RsmB/NOP family class I SAM-dependent RNA methyltransferase, protein MQKIHRPLVEGVIQNLMAIFNQNQKADKVVELSLKDNKKWGARDRRFVAENTYEVIRWWRLLKFCSETDQRVIKEEALFWEMLGTWFVLSGLDLPEWEEFAALKAEEILAKKEEAVKIRKIRESIPDWIDDLGQAEVEDWEKELAALNEPTNVYLRVNTLVANKKELLASLIKEGVELEVVEGVPTALRLLKRRNLKALKPYNKGHFEIQDAGSQLISSYLEVSPGMKVIDACAGAGGKSLHLATLMQNKGDLIAMDIKAPKLQELEKRAFRNKINIIRTELVKTDNIKKRAKSADRVLLDVPCSGLGVLKRNPDAKWKLKEDFLEEIKEVQESILRNYSEMTKVGGKLVYATCSMLKSENEDQVARFLANSPDFELEKETRISPAQTGFDGFYMALIKRVS, encoded by the coding sequence ATGCAAAAAATTCACCGTCCCCTAGTAGAAGGCGTCATTCAAAATTTGATGGCCATTTTTAATCAAAATCAAAAGGCCGATAAAGTGGTGGAACTGTCTTTGAAAGACAACAAGAAATGGGGGGCTAGAGATAGACGCTTCGTGGCTGAAAACACCTATGAGGTTATCAGATGGTGGCGTTTATTAAAATTCTGTTCAGAAACAGACCAAAGAGTTATAAAAGAGGAAGCTCTTTTCTGGGAAATGCTGGGTACTTGGTTTGTGCTTAGTGGTCTTGACTTGCCTGAGTGGGAAGAATTTGCTGCTTTAAAAGCAGAAGAGATTTTGGCGAAGAAAGAAGAAGCTGTTAAAATCAGAAAGATAAGAGAATCTATACCAGATTGGATTGATGACTTAGGTCAAGCTGAAGTAGAGGATTGGGAAAAAGAATTAGCTGCACTTAATGAGCCTACCAATGTTTATTTGAGAGTAAACACTTTAGTGGCTAATAAAAAAGAACTTCTAGCAAGCCTAATTAAAGAGGGTGTTGAGTTAGAAGTAGTAGAAGGAGTACCTACCGCTCTAAGGCTTCTAAAAAGGAGAAATTTGAAGGCATTAAAACCTTATAATAAAGGACATTTTGAGATTCAAGATGCTGGAAGCCAGCTTATATCTTCTTACCTAGAGGTTTCACCTGGTATGAAAGTGATAGATGCATGTGCCGGAGCGGGAGGGAAGAGTCTTCATCTGGCTACCTTGATGCAAAACAAAGGTGATTTGATAGCAATGGATATTAAGGCTCCTAAGCTGCAAGAGTTAGAAAAGAGAGCTTTCAGAAACAAGATTAATATTATAAGAACAGAGTTAGTCAAAACCGACAATATTAAGAAAAGGGCGAAGTCGGCAGACCGCGTTTTATTGGATGTGCCTTGTTCTGGTTTAGGTGTTTTAAAAAGAAACCCTGATGCCAAATGGAAGTTGAAAGAAGATTTTCTTGAAGAAATTAAAGAGGTTCAAGAGAGTATTTTGAGAAACTATTCTGAAATGACCAAAGTAGGAGGTAAGCTGGTTTATGCCACATGTAGTATGCTAAAGTCTGAAAACGAAGACCAAGTAGCTCGTTTTCTTGCTAACTCTCCAGACTTTGAACTAGAAAAAGAAACTAGAATATCCCCAGCCCAAACAGGTTTTGATGGTTTCTATATGGCTTTGATTAAACGAGTTTCTTAG
- a CDS encoding dihydrofolate reductase family protein — translation MRNIVYYVAMSLDGYISGVNDDISQFNTKGNGVTQYLKDLNDYDTVIMGRKTYEFGYKYGLKPGQKAYPHMKHVIFSDTLTFENTIEGIEISKSDLNKIKQLKEESGTDIYLCGGGTFAEWLLENQLIDQIKIKLNPFITGEGVRLFGHSKKRVSLELLRSKKYEHGLQIMTYDIRY, via the coding sequence ATGAGAAATATAGTTTACTATGTGGCTATGTCTTTGGATGGTTACATCTCAGGAGTAAATGATGACATAAGCCAATTCAACACAAAAGGCAACGGTGTTACACAATACCTTAAAGACTTAAATGATTATGACACCGTCATAATGGGCAGGAAAACCTATGAGTTTGGTTACAAATACGGTTTAAAACCAGGTCAAAAAGCATATCCGCATATGAAGCATGTGATTTTCTCAGACACCTTAACATTTGAAAACACAATAGAAGGTATAGAAATAAGTAAAAGCGACTTAAATAAAATTAAACAACTGAAAGAAGAAAGTGGTACGGATATTTACCTGTGTGGTGGAGGTACCTTTGCCGAATGGTTATTAGAGAATCAGCTTATTGACCAAATCAAGATTAAGCTTAACCCATTTATAACTGGAGAAGGTGTTAGGCTTTTTGGTCATTCTAAAAAACGAGTGAGCTTAGAACTACTCAGGTCTAAAAAGTATGAGCATGGTCTTCAGATAATGACCTATGACATCAGATACTAG
- a CDS encoding glycosyltransferase, with protein MSLEKVSILIAARNEEANLPALLRSISELSYDKSKLEVIFGNDVSSDRTPEILNSFASLHSYVKVIHLEPKKDNKPLKGKARVLEQLAKVATGQFYFFTDADITLPKDWIQGILKHFNTKVGVVVGLTTLGKGNAWSAFQGMEWLSALHIMYVLSENKIPSTGMGNNMAVSKEAYWAVGGYETIGFSIVEDFALYHAILKKGYDFKQAFTPEVLAYTKPPERFFEQRKRWMKGGFESGSSLIFTAMIQVFLFPIILFLLFFKVQLAFYIILSLFLFHFVQIWYIEKKLHLEGYLKYVLPFALYMPVSWFLQFLVFLWPSKIKWKGRDY; from the coding sequence ATGAGTCTAGAGAAAGTCAGCATTTTGATTGCGGCAAGAAACGAGGAGGCTAACCTTCCTGCCTTGCTACGATCTATTTCTGAACTTAGCTATGACAAAAGTAAACTAGAAGTCATATTTGGAAATGACGTATCCTCAGACCGCACACCTGAAATATTAAACTCTTTTGCTTCCTTACATTCTTATGTAAAGGTGATTCACTTAGAACCTAAAAAAGACAACAAACCACTAAAAGGCAAAGCGAGAGTTTTGGAACAATTGGCAAAAGTAGCTACGGGTCAATTCTACTTCTTTACCGACGCAGACATCACATTGCCAAAAGACTGGATTCAAGGCATTTTAAAGCACTTTAACACAAAAGTGGGTGTGGTAGTAGGTTTGACCACTTTGGGCAAAGGAAATGCCTGGTCTGCATTTCAAGGCATGGAATGGCTCTCCGCCTTACATATCATGTATGTACTTTCTGAAAACAAGATACCTTCTACAGGCATGGGAAATAATATGGCTGTTAGTAAAGAGGCCTACTGGGCTGTGGGTGGTTATGAGACAATAGGGTTTTCTATTGTGGAAGACTTTGCATTATACCATGCTATTCTAAAAAAAGGCTATGATTTTAAGCAAGCTTTTACGCCAGAGGTGTTAGCTTATACCAAACCACCCGAACGCTTTTTTGAACAAAGAAAAAGGTGGATGAAGGGAGGCTTTGAAAGTGGTAGCTCTTTAATATTTACCGCTATGATTCAAGTATTCCTTTTCCCTATAATTTTGTTCTTACTCTTCTTTAAAGTCCAATTAGCCTTCTATATAATACTTTCCTTATTCCTGTTTCATTTTGTTCAGATATGGTACATTGAAAAAAAACTTCATTTGGAAGGATATCTTAAATATGTTCTTCCATTTGCATTATATATGCCCGTTTCATGGTTTTTACAATTTTTGGTATTTCTTTGGCCCTCAAAAATCAAATGGAAAGGTAGAGATTACTAA
- a CDS encoding BCCT family transporter has protein sequence MNLNKKSLNRPVFYPPLITLILTVIYGIYSPTEFLDTVKSANSWILTHFGWLFTWSSFLFLILILAVYFSPLGKTKFGGADAKPSLNKWTWFAIAICTTTASALIFWACAEPLYHLNTPPDGLNLIKGSKEAAAFSMSTLFMHWSFTPYGIYTVAGLAFAHSYYNLKQPFSVGSMLYPIFKDRAHGKLSHAADIICLYALILGMSASLGGGMLAISGGLETNFSIENSSNLRLIACVVIVVTFIISSATGLTRGIRFFSNVNISIFIALAILVFILGPTKEILMSALAGTKDYLINFLPRSLDIKSGINNEWYNDWTIFYLANWFAWAPITSLFLGRLAVGYTVRQFINFNLLFPSLFTIIWMSIFGGTTLHFDILGNGELFEYMSQFGEGNAMYAMFSKIPFGGIMSLFALAMLFIAFITAADSNVSAMSALSSKDINPTNPEAPIWIKITWGILIGTVSFIMLTYAGIDGIRILSVLGGFPSMFLIVIAALGLLRLLILKK, from the coding sequence ATGAATTTGAACAAAAAAAGCCTTAACAGGCCTGTATTTTACCCTCCATTAATCACTTTAATACTTACCGTAATTTACGGTATCTATTCACCCACAGAGTTTTTAGATACAGTTAAGAGTGCCAATTCATGGATTCTAACTCATTTTGGATGGCTTTTTACTTGGAGTAGTTTCCTTTTTTTGATTTTAATTTTAGCCGTATATTTTTCTCCTTTAGGCAAAACCAAGTTTGGTGGAGCTGACGCAAAACCTAGTTTAAACAAATGGACTTGGTTTGCCATAGCCATTTGCACCACCACAGCTTCTGCCCTGATTTTTTGGGCTTGTGCTGAGCCACTTTATCATTTAAACACTCCTCCTGACGGTCTTAACTTAATAAAAGGCTCAAAAGAAGCTGCTGCTTTTTCAATGTCTACATTATTTATGCATTGGAGCTTTACGCCATACGGAATTTACACAGTGGCGGGCCTGGCTTTTGCTCATTCCTATTATAATCTTAAGCAACCTTTTAGTGTAGGAAGTATGCTTTATCCTATATTTAAAGACAGGGCTCACGGAAAACTAAGTCATGCTGCTGATATCATCTGTTTATATGCCCTCATTTTGGGTATGTCAGCGTCTTTAGGCGGTGGCATGCTGGCTATCTCAGGAGGATTAGAAACTAATTTCTCCATAGAAAACTCATCAAACCTACGTTTGATTGCCTGTGTGGTGATAGTAGTCACTTTTATTATTTCTTCTGCTACAGGGCTAACCAGAGGTATACGTTTTTTCTCAAATGTTAATATCAGCATTTTTATTGCCTTGGCCATTTTGGTCTTTATTCTTGGGCCTACCAAAGAAATCTTAATGTCGGCTTTAGCCGGTACAAAAGATTATCTAATTAATTTTTTACCACGAAGCCTTGACATAAAATCTGGAATAAACAATGAATGGTATAATGATTGGACTATATTTTACCTCGCAAACTGGTTTGCATGGGCTCCTATCACCTCACTCTTTTTGGGCAGGCTTGCCGTAGGATACACCGTCAGGCAGTTCATAAACTTCAACCTCCTCTTCCCTTCCCTGTTCACAATTATCTGGATGAGTATTTTTGGTGGAACTACACTGCATTTTGATATACTGGGTAATGGTGAGCTCTTTGAATACATGAGTCAGTTTGGCGAAGGTAACGCCATGTATGCAATGTTCTCTAAAATACCATTTGGAGGTATTATGAGTTTATTTGCCTTAGCCATGCTTTTTATAGCTTTTATTACCGCGGCAGACTCTAATGTATCGGCCATGAGTGCTCTTAGCTCAAAAGACATTAACCCTACCAACCCAGAAGCACCCATTTGGATAAAAATAACCTGGGGAATTCTGATTGGCACTGTTTCTTTTATCATGCTCACCTATGCAGGAATTGACGGTATCAGAATTTTATCCGTTTTAGGAGGCTTTCCTTCTATGTTTTTAATTGTAATAGCAGCATTAGGTCTTTTAAGATTATTAATTTTGAAAAAATGA
- a CDS encoding DUF975 family protein yields MNNLDIISKSRDLLSGKWIPAIAVVIIFSLISSLPNRVNENLSFIGLILGGPLNLGLAIFFQRTVRGQQSGIENLFDGFSNYLQSTIAFILVIVVVCIGFVLLIIPGIMMAMGLSQTFFIMADDNKISGIDAMKKSWEMMDGYKMKYFLLSLIHIGMMILGMLALIVGIFYALPIIYNSMALFYDKLKMKEL; encoded by the coding sequence ATGAACAATTTAGACATAATAAGTAAATCCAGAGACCTTCTCTCTGGAAAATGGATTCCTGCCATTGCTGTGGTAATTATTTTTTCATTAATCTCAAGCCTTCCAAATAGAGTAAACGAGAACCTTTCGTTTATTGGGTTAATACTTGGAGGTCCTTTAAACTTAGGTTTGGCCATATTTTTCCAAAGAACGGTTCGTGGTCAACAATCTGGAATTGAAAACCTTTTTGATGGATTCAGTAATTATCTTCAATCTACCATTGCTTTCATTTTAGTCATTGTAGTGGTCTGCATAGGTTTTGTTCTTTTAATAATTCCTGGAATCATGATGGCCATGGGGCTTTCTCAAACATTCTTTATCATGGCTGATGATAATAAAATTTCGGGTATAGATGCCATGAAAAAAAGCTGGGAAATGATGGATGGTTACAAGATGAAGTACTTTCTATTATCCCTCATTCATATTGGAATGATGATTTTGGGTATGTTGGCTTTAATCGTTGGTATTTTTTATGCCCTACCTATTATCTATAACTCTATGGCTCTTTTCTACGACAAGCTCAAAATGAAAGAACTTTAA
- a CDS encoding serine protease, protein MDFLDSLEPVLRTFWYIAIPTSLIFLIQTILTFVGADAMDGIEADFDSDFGDTDAPFQLFSLRNLINFLLGFSWTGISFYEYIVNDWLLIIAAVAVGLLFVFFFLLIIRQVQKLAEDNTFKIQNTLNKNAEVYMNIPGQMKGKGKVLISINGTTRELAAMTRENTLLAGTVVIVNEIKDSILIVTPI, encoded by the coding sequence ATGGATTTCTTGGACAGCCTCGAACCAGTTTTGAGAACTTTTTGGTATATAGCCATCCCTACTAGTCTTATTTTCTTGATTCAAACCATTCTGACTTTTGTTGGAGCAGATGCAATGGACGGAATTGAAGCTGATTTTGATAGTGACTTTGGTGATACTGATGCTCCTTTTCAGCTCTTTTCTTTACGAAATTTGATAAACTTCTTATTAGGTTTTAGCTGGACTGGTATTTCCTTTTATGAGTATATAGTAAATGATTGGCTTCTTATAATTGCTGCAGTGGCTGTGGGGCTATTGTTTGTTTTTTTCTTTTTGCTAATCATCCGTCAAGTTCAAAAGCTAGCAGAGGATAACACTTTCAAAATTCAAAATACTCTAAATAAAAACGCGGAAGTTTACATGAATATTCCTGGTCAAATGAAAGGGAAGGGAAAAGTGCTAATAAGTATTAATGGAACCACGAGAGAACTAGCCGCTATGACCAGAGAAAATACATTACTCGCAGGAACGGTAGTAATAGTTAATGAGATAAAAGATAGTATTCTAATAGTAACACCCATATAG
- a CDS encoding RNA recognition motif domain-containing protein, with protein MNIFVAKLNYDTQEADLESSFAEFGAVDSAKIIMDKFTGRSKGFGFVEMPNDDEAQNAINALNDTEMDGRTIVVKKAEPRESRDSRGGGNRGGGFNSRY; from the coding sequence ATGAACATTTTTGTAGCAAAATTAAACTACGATACTCAAGAGGCTGATTTAGAAAGCTCTTTTGCTGAATTCGGTGCTGTAGATTCAGCTAAGATTATCATGGACAAATTCACTGGCCGTTCGAAAGGATTCGGTTTTGTGGAGATGCCTAACGACGATGAAGCCCAAAATGCTATCAACGCATTGAACGACACCGAAATGGACGGTCGTACAATCGTAGTGAAGAAAGCTGAACCAAGAGAAAGCAGAGACAGCCGTGGCGGTGGAAACCGTGGTGGTGGTTTCAACAGTAGATATTAA
- a CDS encoding flotillin family protein: MNPLIIIVIAVVVIFVTVLALVSRYKRCPSDKILVVYGRTGGTSAKCIHGGGAFVWPVIQDYAYLDLKPLSIEANLTNALSRQNIRVDVPCRFTIAITTEPDNMNTAAERLLGLSAEQIQELAKDILFGQLRLVIATMTIEEINSDRDKFLENISKNVDSELKKIGLKLINVNVTDIKDESGYIEALGKEAAAKAINEAIISVAEQEKIGATGKAVADREKDVEIAETNRDRDVKIANTQKDREVSIALASKDESIGKAEAARDTRIKISEADALAIKGENTAKIDIAQSDALRREKEAEALRTATAAEKVQEANALKDAYIAEQKAEMARSERVRSTQIANVVVPAEISKQKAIIDAQAEAERIRENAKGEADAIFAKMEAEANGLFEILTKQAQGYKDVVSAAGGDPNKAFQLLLLEKLPELVRTQVEAVKNIKIDKITVWDSGKGSDESGNSSTANFVSGMMKTVPPLNDLFDMAGLNLPNYLKGETTAEPEQPIKKKDETKD, from the coding sequence ATGAATCCCTTAATAATAATCGTAATAGCGGTAGTAGTAATCTTCGTTACCGTTTTAGCTCTTGTCTCTCGATATAAAAGATGTCCTTCAGATAAGATACTTGTAGTTTATGGTAGAACCGGAGGTACCTCCGCAAAATGTATACACGGTGGAGGAGCATTCGTTTGGCCTGTAATACAGGATTATGCCTACCTGGACCTTAAGCCTCTTTCCATTGAAGCTAATTTAACTAATGCTTTAAGTAGACAAAACATTAGAGTTGATGTTCCTTGTAGATTTACAATTGCCATCACCACTGAGCCTGACAATATGAATACTGCTGCAGAGCGACTTCTAGGGCTTTCTGCAGAGCAAATTCAAGAACTTGCTAAAGACATTCTTTTTGGTCAGCTGCGTTTAGTAATCGCTACTATGACCATAGAGGAGATAAACTCAGATAGGGATAAATTCTTGGAGAATATTTCAAAAAATGTCGATAGCGAATTGAAAAAAATTGGCTTAAAACTAATCAATGTAAACGTGACGGATATCAAAGATGAGTCGGGTTACATTGAAGCATTAGGAAAAGAAGCTGCGGCTAAAGCAATTAACGAGGCCATCATTAGCGTAGCAGAACAAGAAAAAATAGGAGCTACTGGAAAGGCTGTAGCTGATAGAGAAAAAGATGTAGAAATAGCGGAAACGAATAGAGATAGAGACGTAAAAATAGCCAACACACAAAAAGATAGAGAAGTTAGTATTGCTTTAGCATCAAAGGATGAATCTATTGGAAAAGCGGAAGCAGCCAGAGATACAAGAATTAAAATTTCCGAGGCAGATGCCTTAGCTATCAAGGGTGAAAACACGGCTAAAATTGATATTGCTCAATCTGACGCATTAAGACGAGAAAAAGAAGCTGAAGCCCTAAGAACCGCTACGGCCGCAGAAAAAGTACAAGAAGCCAATGCTCTTAAAGATGCTTATATAGCAGAACAAAAAGCAGAGATGGCTCGTTCTGAAAGAGTACGTTCTACTCAAATAGCAAATGTGGTGGTACCTGCTGAAATTTCTAAGCAAAAAGCAATTATAGATGCACAAGCTGAAGCTGAAAGAATAAGAGAAAATGCCAAAGGTGAAGCCGATGCCATTTTTGCAAAAATGGAGGCTGAAGCCAATGGTTTGTTTGAAATACTAACTAAACAAGCTCAAGGTTACAAAGATGTGGTTTCAGCTGCTGGTGGAGACCCTAACAAAGCCTTCCAACTTTTACTACTTGAAAAGCTACCTGAATTAGTAAGAACACAAGTAGAGGCCGTTAAAAATATTAAAATTGACAAAATTACCGTTTGGGATTCAGGAAAAGGTTCTGATGAAAGTGGAAATTCGTCAACGGCCAACTTTGTTTCCGGCATGATGAAAACCGTGCCACCATTAAACGATTTGTTTGATATGGCGGGTCTTAACCTACCTAACTACCTCAAAGGCGAAACAACAGCAGAACCTGAGCAACCAATTAAAAAGAAGGATGAAACAAAAGATTAA
- a CDS encoding GtrA family protein has translation MSKFSAYQILKKRKSFIAYFFAATCGVVVQYVVGTIFCIRYLGLPFNTGVSWGYLAAIPVGFFLSKNMAFGAKESGNTKIEILKYLVTLVFSYFITVKGAEFSLWALTEFFGDITAHIPFTKTEFSPIGTFSHFAGMGFSFIFNYLAHKKFTFA, from the coding sequence TTGTCAAAATTTTCGGCCTACCAAATCTTAAAAAAAAGGAAATCTTTTATAGCTTACTTTTTTGCCGCCACCTGCGGTGTAGTCGTTCAGTACGTGGTTGGTACCATCTTTTGTATTAGATACTTAGGTCTCCCTTTTAATACGGGTGTTTCTTGGGGATATTTGGCCGCCATACCTGTAGGTTTTTTCCTATCAAAAAACATGGCTTTTGGAGCCAAGGAATCTGGTAATACCAAAATTGAAATATTGAAATATTTGGTAACCTTAGTTTTTTCTTATTTCATTACCGTAAAAGGTGCTGAATTTAGCCTATGGGCATTGACAGAGTTTTTTGGTGATATTACCGCCCATATACCCTTTACAAAAACAGAGTTTAGCCCAATTGGTACCTTTAGCCATTTTGCAGGCATGGGCTTTAGTTTTATCTTTAATTACCTAGCACATAAGAAGTTCACTTTCGCTTAA
- a CDS encoding YwbE family protein, with amino-acid sequence MEGQIRSNITEGTEVDIVQKHHQRTGELTTGFVKRLLTKAPKHTHGIKVLLETGEVGRVKKIYE; translated from the coding sequence ATGGAAGGTCAAATAAGAAGTAATATAACTGAAGGAACAGAAGTCGACATTGTTCAAAAGCACCATCAAAGGACAGGTGAACTCACCACAGGTTTTGTAAAAAGACTTTTAACCAAAGCCCCTAAACACACCCATGGCATAAAAGTTTTACTAGAAACAGGTGAAGTTGGCCGAGTTAAAAAGATTTATGAATAG